In Micromonospora purpureochromogenes, a single window of DNA contains:
- a CDS encoding GTP-binding protein gives MDFVRSPEWPVAPLGGVSSNSASARYSSPVGGWQAVPPVPPVVPPPPYRPPAAAGAAARTGPGGRPPIPVKILIAGGFGVGKTTTVGAISEIAPLTTEALMTSAGIGVDDPGVLSAKTTTTVAMDFGCVTIDRSLKLYLFGTPGQARFGFMWEDLARGALGALVVVDSARLDDCYPAVDFFERAGLPFVVGVNAFHGRLAHDLEAIRWALAIGDHVPLVRFDARDRLSVRDALLVVLDRALDRATRERGT, from the coding sequence ATGGACTTCGTGCGATCTCCTGAATGGCCGGTCGCCCCGCTGGGCGGGGTCTCCTCGAACAGCGCCTCCGCCCGCTACAGCAGCCCGGTGGGCGGTTGGCAGGCCGTACCGCCCGTGCCGCCCGTGGTCCCGCCGCCGCCGTACCGGCCGCCGGCCGCCGCGGGCGCGGCCGCCCGGACCGGGCCGGGTGGCCGGCCGCCGATCCCGGTGAAGATCCTGATCGCCGGGGGCTTCGGCGTCGGCAAGACCACCACGGTCGGCGCCATCTCCGAGATCGCCCCGCTGACCACCGAGGCGTTGATGACCAGCGCGGGCATCGGCGTGGACGATCCGGGCGTACTGAGCGCGAAGACCACCACCACGGTGGCGATGGACTTCGGCTGCGTCACCATCGACCGCAGCCTCAAGCTCTACCTGTTCGGCACGCCCGGGCAGGCCCGGTTCGGGTTCATGTGGGAGGACCTGGCCCGGGGCGCGCTCGGCGCGCTGGTGGTGGTGGACAGCGCCCGGCTGGACGACTGCTACCCGGCCGTCGACTTCTTCGAGCGGGCCGGACTGCCGTTCGTCGTCGGGGTGAACGCCTTCCACGGACGGCTGGCGCACGACCTGGAGGCGATCCGGTGGGCGCTGGCGATCGGCGACCACGTACCGCTGGTGCGGTTCGACGCCCGGGACCGACTCTCGGTGCGGGACGCGCTGCTGGTCGTCCTGGACCGCGCGCTGGACCGGGCCACCCGGGAGAGGGGGACGTGA
- a CDS encoding gas vesicle protein GvpO, with product MASGLIRGDGDRGRRPGPADRDDRDDRNDRDDRYDDEEYVEPIPAAQAAREGLTQIAALTGKDALGTVSLQATDEGWLVGVEVVEDHRIPASTDLLGLYEVELDLDGGLIGYRRVRRYQRGKGEVG from the coding sequence GTGGCGTCAGGACTGATCCGCGGCGACGGTGACCGGGGACGCCGCCCCGGGCCGGCGGACCGCGACGACCGGGACGACCGGAACGACCGGGACGACCGGTACGACGACGAGGAGTACGTCGAGCCGATCCCGGCCGCCCAGGCGGCCCGCGAGGGGCTGACCCAGATCGCGGCCCTGACCGGCAAGGACGCGCTGGGCACGGTCTCGCTCCAGGCCACCGACGAAGGCTGGCTGGTCGGTGTGGAGGTGGTGGAGGACCACCGGATCCCCGCCTCGACCGACCTGCTCGGCCTGTACGAGGTCGAGCTGGACCTGGACGGCGGGCTGATCGGCTACCGCCGGGTGCGCCGCTACCAGCGCGGAAAGGGCGAGGTGGGCTGA
- a CDS encoding SRPBCC family protein yields the protein MAANVPGGLANRAKEQLGADLRELASAIGERAVSVVTERITGATGRLSEYAKQGGGPGLVAAATGMQQLAEGKSPMKAMFRAGLAGGKEKVMSALGRGGGKGGKGGGKKLKVTNIVEAIEVGVPVRVAYNQWTQFGDFPSFMKKVEQADCESDEKMTWKAQVFWSHRSWESTIVRQIPDRLIHWRSKGEKGSVDGTVSFHEVAPDLTRILVVLEYHPQGLFEHTGNLWRAQGRRVRLELKHFVRHVMTNTVLDPDSVEGWRGEIEDSQVVKDHETALREEQEAREEQEQRGRAEEAEEQPEEVEEEREERRPAERGRGRPPERRRPPADEYDEYDEGEDYDEGYDETEPEEEPPPPPRRRPERARRPQPAREEPERPRPVTRRAPEAPRRPVVRRRREEREE from the coding sequence ATGGCGGCCAACGTTCCCGGCGGCCTGGCCAACCGGGCGAAGGAGCAGCTCGGCGCCGACCTGCGGGAGCTGGCGTCCGCGATCGGCGAGCGGGCCGTCTCGGTGGTCACCGAGCGGATCACCGGTGCCACCGGCCGGCTCAGCGAGTACGCGAAGCAGGGCGGCGGCCCCGGCCTGGTCGCCGCCGCCACCGGCATGCAGCAGCTCGCCGAGGGCAAATCCCCCATGAAGGCCATGTTCCGGGCCGGCCTGGCCGGCGGTAAGGAGAAGGTGATGTCGGCGTTGGGTCGTGGCGGCGGCAAGGGTGGCAAGGGCGGTGGCAAGAAGCTCAAGGTCACCAACATCGTCGAGGCGATCGAGGTCGGCGTGCCGGTCCGGGTGGCGTACAACCAGTGGACGCAGTTCGGGGATTTCCCGAGTTTCATGAAGAAGGTCGAGCAGGCCGACTGCGAGTCGGACGAGAAGATGACCTGGAAGGCGCAGGTCTTCTGGTCGCATCGGAGCTGGGAGTCGACCATCGTCCGGCAGATCCCGGACCGGCTCATCCACTGGCGGTCCAAGGGTGAGAAGGGTTCGGTGGACGGCACGGTCAGCTTCCACGAGGTGGCCCCTGACCTGACTCGCATCCTGGTGGTCCTGGAGTACCACCCGCAGGGGCTCTTCGAGCACACCGGCAATCTCTGGCGCGCCCAGGGCCGGCGGGTGCGGCTGGAGCTGAAGCACTTCGTCCGGCACGTGATGACCAACACCGTGCTCGACCCGGACTCCGTCGAGGGCTGGCGGGGCGAGATCGAGGACTCCCAGGTGGTCAAGGACCACGAGACCGCGCTGCGCGAGGAGCAGGAGGCCCGCGAGGAGCAGGAGCAGCGGGGCCGGGCCGAGGAGGCCGAGGAGCAGCCGGAGGAAGTCGAGGAGGAGCGCGAGGAGCGCCGGCCCGCCGAGCGCGGCCGCGGTCGTCCGCCGGAGCGCCGCCGGCCCCCGGCGGACGAGTACGACGAGTACGACGAGGGCGAGGACTACGACGAGGGGTACGACGAGACGGAACCCGAGGAGGAGCCGCCGCCCCCGCCACGCCGGCGACCCGAACGGGCCCGCCGACCCCAGCCTGCGCGCGAGGAGCCGGAGCGCCCGCGCCCGGTGACCCGTCGTGCGCCCGAGGCACCCCGGCGGCCGGTGGTCCGCCGTCGGCGCGAGGAGCGTGAGGAGTGA
- a CDS encoding GvpL/GvpF family gas vesicle protein yields MSTALDPAVTVGAWLHGVVRDPDPAALAAVPGMDGGPVRAVRAAGLAAVVSAAPLTEYGEQALRRNLEDLAWLERAARAHHAVVDALSRAGAVVPARLATVHHDDTRVAAMLAERQAELAAALHRLTGRGEWGVKGYVVPGALPRTEATGGGGGAGAAYLRRRRAELTARDQGQRIAGEAAAAVHAALAGYATAARRHAPQDRRLSGAPTAMVLNGAYLVETAGVEGFAALVRELADRHPEIRLELTGPWPPYSFVADGPAEPARLVRREPAW; encoded by the coding sequence ATGAGTACGGCACTTGACCCGGCGGTCACCGTCGGCGCCTGGCTGCACGGTGTGGTTCGCGACCCGGACCCGGCCGCCCTGGCCGCGGTCCCCGGCATGGACGGTGGGCCGGTCCGGGCCGTCCGGGCCGCCGGCCTGGCGGCGGTGGTCAGCGCCGCGCCGCTGACCGAGTACGGCGAGCAGGCGCTGCGCCGCAACCTGGAGGACCTGGCCTGGCTGGAGCGCGCGGCGCGGGCGCACCACGCGGTGGTGGACGCGCTCAGCCGGGCCGGTGCGGTGGTGCCGGCCCGGCTGGCCACCGTGCACCACGACGACACCCGGGTCGCCGCCATGCTCGCCGAGCGGCAGGCCGAGCTTGCTGCGGCGCTGCACCGGCTGACCGGCCGCGGCGAGTGGGGCGTGAAGGGGTACGTGGTGCCGGGCGCCCTGCCCCGCACCGAGGCGACCGGCGGCGGGGGTGGGGCGGGCGCGGCGTACCTGCGGCGGCGCCGGGCCGAGCTGACCGCCCGGGACCAGGGGCAGCGGATCGCCGGGGAGGCCGCCGCCGCGGTGCACGCCGCCCTCGCCGGGTACGCCACCGCCGCGCGCCGGCACGCCCCCCAGGACCGGCGGCTCTCCGGTGCGCCGACCGCCATGGTGCTCAACGGCGCGTACCTGGTGGAGACCGCCGGGGTGGAGGGCTTCGCCGCGCTGGTCCGGGAACTCGCCGACCGGCACCCGGAGATCCGGCTTGAGCTGACCGGCCCGTGGCCGCCGTACTCCTTCGTGGCGGACGGTCCGGCGGAGCCCGCGCGCCTGGTGCGGCGGGAGCCGGCGTGGTGA
- a CDS encoding GNAT family N-acetyltransferase, with translation MTGAVRLEPLDERNLEPLLSVAVAEAESGDVMPPVEAPAGWSLARREAFREFHRASFGGLDGPTRTRMYAIVAGGEVVGMVRMSRCEEPGVVETGMWLGRSARGQGLGVGALRELLNEAAAAGMHAVVADTTRDNIGAVQVLKKCGAKLLENGDKVHAEICLDAIPPAF, from the coding sequence GTGACGGGTGCGGTACGACTGGAGCCACTGGACGAGCGGAACCTGGAGCCGTTGCTCTCCGTAGCGGTGGCCGAGGCGGAGTCGGGTGACGTGATGCCCCCGGTCGAGGCGCCCGCCGGCTGGTCGCTGGCCCGTCGGGAGGCGTTCCGGGAGTTCCACCGGGCCAGCTTCGGCGGCCTCGACGGTCCCACCCGCACCCGCATGTACGCGATCGTGGCCGGTGGCGAGGTGGTCGGCATGGTGCGGATGAGCCGCTGCGAGGAGCCCGGCGTGGTGGAGACCGGGATGTGGCTCGGGCGTTCGGCGCGCGGCCAGGGCCTCGGCGTCGGCGCCCTGCGCGAGTTGCTCAACGAGGCCGCCGCGGCCGGCATGCACGCCGTGGTCGCGGACACCACCCGGGACAACATCGGGGCCGTCCAGGTGCTGAAGAAATGCGGCGCAAAACTGCTCGAAAATGGCGACAAAGTCCACGCCGAAATCTGTCTCGACGCCATCCCGCCAGCATTCTGA
- a CDS encoding gas vesicle protein GvpG → MEILWSLLTLPYAPVRGLTAVVKVIAREAESQLHSPINIRRELEELDEAAAAGEITAEERDRGQQQVLERLSGSGSASGSPSGSSARPEPQRRAAGRRGDPDHRRRE, encoded by the coding sequence GTGGAGATCCTGTGGAGCCTGCTGACCCTGCCGTACGCCCCGGTGCGCGGGCTGACGGCGGTGGTCAAGGTGATCGCCCGGGAGGCCGAGTCCCAACTGCACAGTCCGATCAACATCCGGCGCGAGCTGGAGGAGCTGGACGAGGCGGCGGCGGCCGGGGAGATCACCGCTGAGGAACGGGACCGGGGGCAGCAGCAGGTCCTCGAGCGACTCTCCGGCTCCGGCAGCGCGAGCGGCAGCCCGAGCGGCAGCAGCGCGAGGCCCGAGCCGCAGCGGCGCGCGGCCGGCCGCCGGGGCGATCCCGACCATCGGCGAAGGGAGTGA
- a CDS encoding GvpL/GvpF family gas vesicle protein — protein MADETGLFIYGIVPSDVEPTPDAKGVGDPPGEVAAVRHGDLAALVSEVGLEEPVGRPADLTAYQELLDGTAAVAPVLPVRFGTVVTGTDAVVDLLDAHQDRFAAALDEIEGKIQYILHGRYDEQALIGAVLADNPAAADLAAQVRGQPEEATREHRIRLGEIISQAVELRREADNGDLVEALAAVSVANAIRPPTRELDSVHAAFLVEADREAEFVDTAEEFAGPRRELMRIRLLGPLAPYDFVSAHELAE, from the coding sequence ATGGCCGACGAGACCGGGCTGTTCATCTACGGCATCGTGCCGTCCGATGTGGAGCCGACCCCCGACGCGAAGGGGGTCGGCGACCCGCCGGGCGAGGTGGCGGCGGTACGGCACGGCGACCTCGCCGCGCTGGTCAGCGAGGTGGGGCTGGAGGAGCCGGTGGGCCGGCCGGCCGACCTGACCGCGTACCAGGAGCTGCTGGACGGCACCGCGGCGGTCGCCCCGGTGCTGCCCGTGCGGTTCGGCACGGTGGTGACCGGGACCGACGCGGTGGTGGACCTGCTCGACGCGCACCAGGACCGGTTCGCCGCCGCCCTCGACGAGATCGAGGGGAAGATCCAGTACATCCTGCACGGCCGTTACGACGAGCAGGCCCTGATCGGCGCCGTGCTCGCCGACAACCCGGCCGCCGCCGACCTGGCCGCCCAGGTGCGGGGTCAGCCGGAGGAGGCCACCCGGGAGCACCGGATCCGGCTCGGCGAGATCATCAGCCAGGCGGTGGAGCTGCGCCGGGAGGCGGACAACGGGGATCTGGTCGAGGCGCTGGCTGCAGTCTCCGTGGCGAACGCGATCCGGCCGCCGACCCGCGAGCTGGACTCGGTGCATGCCGCCTTCCTGGTGGAGGCCGACCGGGAGGCGGAGTTCGTGGACACCGCCGAGGAGTTCGCCGGGCCGCGTCGGGAGCTGATGCGGATCCGCCTGCTCGGACCGCTGGCCCCGTACGACTTCGTCAGCGCACACGAATTGGCGGAGTGA
- the gvpJ gene encoding gas vesicle protein GvpJ, whose amino-acid sequence MSVTTTGGGAADGGALERGGATSGLADVVETVLDKGVVIDAQVTIGVVGIPLLEINARVVVASIETYLRFAEMVDRLDISPKEGGPLSGLVGDVTDAAREVTSGLGDTVGGVTRDVGGATRELGGTARELGGTAGELGRTARGTVAGATGPDRPRRRRDREG is encoded by the coding sequence GTGAGCGTCACGACGACCGGCGGTGGCGCGGCCGACGGCGGCGCGCTGGAACGCGGCGGTGCCACCTCGGGCCTCGCCGACGTCGTGGAGACCGTGCTGGACAAGGGCGTGGTGATCGACGCCCAGGTCACCATCGGCGTGGTCGGCATCCCGCTGTTGGAGATCAACGCGCGGGTGGTGGTGGCGAGCATCGAGACGTACCTGAGGTTCGCCGAGATGGTCGACCGGCTCGACATCTCCCCCAAGGAGGGCGGTCCGCTGTCCGGTCTCGTCGGCGACGTCACGGACGCCGCCCGCGAGGTCACCTCCGGGCTGGGTGACACCGTCGGCGGTGTCACCCGCGACGTGGGCGGGGCCACCCGCGAACTCGGCGGCACCGCCCGGGAGTTGGGCGGCACCGCCGGTGAGTTGGGCCGTACCGCCCGCGGCACGGTGGCCGGCGCGACCGGCCCCGACCGGCCGCGCCGACGCCGGGACAGGGAGGGCTGA
- a CDS encoding DUF3263 domain-containing protein: protein MPADASAAASDRPEPSGQAVTDQRPGSVVPTPRSAPPVEDAPEPVNAAAVLAAVADDAPDVEGPSAEPVPAQRGPGTADTLTEREQRILAFEQQWWKHAGAKEQAIRDTFGLSATRYYQLLNALLDRPAALAAEPVLVGRLRRLRSSRARNRRR from the coding sequence ATGCCCGCCGACGCGTCCGCGGCCGCCAGCGACCGGCCGGAGCCGTCCGGGCAGGCCGTTACCGACCAGCGGCCCGGGTCCGTCGTCCCTACGCCGCGCAGCGCGCCGCCGGTCGAGGACGCCCCGGAGCCCGTCAACGCCGCGGCCGTCCTCGCCGCCGTGGCGGACGACGCGCCGGACGTCGAGGGGCCGTCGGCCGAACCGGTGCCCGCGCAGCGCGGACCGGGCACGGCGGACACCCTCACCGAGCGGGAGCAGCGGATTCTCGCCTTCGAACAGCAGTGGTGGAAGCACGCCGGGGCCAAGGAACAGGCCATCCGGGACACCTTCGGCCTCTCCGCCACCCGCTACTACCAACTGCTCAACGCCCTGCTGGACCGGCCCGCCGCGCTCGCCGCCGAACCGGTGCTGGTCGGGCGGCTGCGCCGGCTGCGCTCCTCGCGGGCCCGCAACCGCCGGCGCTGA
- a CDS encoding AAA family ATPase, producing the protein MAEPDLTLTASLRPAALDARRGIVRLHPEVLTALALRPGDPVRLVGRRVTAGIVAPAESTASAALLYADDLVLGNLGLRDGGRVTIGPAPVVPARRVTLSGPVAVVAAVSPEMLRLALLGKMVTPGDDVSLLPQDVLPDASVRSLVEAARRSLANTVGYAWTSTLLTVVDAEPDAGALVTMDTVVGWEHGPATHGSPGPDRPTTARLAPGPAPGGHSTTGTVAVDEAPHVDELPGLRTQAEELTELLDLGFHHREVLGRLGTTVSLGVLLSGPAGSGKSALVRAVAAAVGARVRPLWAPELAALSNDAAGRRLREAATEVRAGGPAVLLVTDVEALAPAEEPGPLATVFRQAIAETVRAGAAVVCTTSRPEAVDPALRAPDLLSLRITVPLPDPALRREQLTVLTRQVPLAEDVRLDEVAGRTPGFVAADLAALVREAGVRAALRQKAVERPTVAMADFTAALEVVRPTTMAASTLELASVTLDDVGDLVEVKQTLTESVLWPLTYPDTFARLGVQPPRGVLLYGPPGCGKTYLVTALAGSGRANVLSVKGAELLSKWVGESERAVRELFRRAREAAPTLVFLDEVDALAPVRGQASDGGTTDRVVAALLTELDGVEALRNVVVVAATNRPDLVDPALLRPGRLERLVHVPPPDGPARAEILRAASRTVPLAPDVDLAALGGELDGFSAADCAALVREAALAAMRESLAASTVTAAHVATARKRVRPSLDPAQVAWLAGYAEKHAAR; encoded by the coding sequence ATGGCCGAGCCGGACCTGACCCTCACCGCGAGCCTGCGGCCTGCCGCGCTGGACGCCCGACGGGGCATCGTACGGCTGCACCCGGAGGTGCTGACCGCGCTGGCGCTGCGCCCCGGCGACCCGGTGCGGCTGGTCGGCCGGCGGGTGACCGCCGGCATCGTGGCGCCCGCCGAGTCGACCGCGAGCGCCGCCCTGCTCTACGCCGACGACCTGGTACTGGGCAACCTCGGGCTGCGCGACGGTGGGCGGGTGACGATCGGCCCGGCGCCGGTGGTCCCCGCTCGCCGGGTGACGCTGAGCGGCCCGGTGGCGGTGGTGGCGGCGGTGTCGCCGGAGATGCTGCGGCTCGCCCTGCTGGGCAAGATGGTCACCCCCGGCGACGACGTCTCCCTGCTGCCGCAGGACGTGCTCCCGGACGCCTCGGTGCGCAGCCTGGTCGAGGCCGCGCGGCGCAGCCTCGCCAACACCGTCGGGTACGCCTGGACCAGCACCCTGCTCACCGTCGTGGACGCCGAGCCGGACGCGGGCGCGCTGGTCACCATGGACACCGTGGTCGGCTGGGAGCACGGCCCGGCCACCCACGGCTCGCCCGGACCGGACCGCCCCACCACCGCCCGCCTCGCGCCCGGCCCGGCACCGGGCGGCCACTCCACCACCGGGACGGTCGCGGTGGACGAGGCGCCGCACGTGGACGAGCTGCCCGGGCTGCGTACCCAGGCCGAGGAGCTGACCGAGCTGCTCGACCTGGGCTTCCACCACCGCGAGGTGCTGGGCCGGCTCGGCACCACCGTCTCGCTCGGCGTGCTGCTCAGCGGCCCGGCCGGCTCGGGCAAGTCGGCGCTGGTCCGGGCGGTCGCCGCCGCCGTCGGCGCACGGGTGCGCCCGCTCTGGGCGCCCGAGCTGGCCGCGCTGAGCAACGACGCGGCGGGCCGCCGGCTGCGCGAGGCCGCCACCGAGGTACGCGCCGGCGGGCCGGCCGTGCTCCTGGTCACCGACGTGGAGGCGCTGGCCCCGGCCGAGGAGCCCGGTCCCCTGGCCACCGTGTTCCGCCAGGCGATCGCCGAGACCGTCCGGGCCGGGGCGGCGGTGGTCTGCACCACCTCCCGCCCCGAGGCGGTCGACCCGGCGCTGCGCGCCCCGGACCTGCTCTCCCTGCGGATCACCGTGCCGCTGCCCGATCCCGCGCTGCGCCGCGAGCAGCTCACCGTGCTGACCCGGCAGGTACCACTGGCCGAGGACGTCCGGCTGGACGAGGTCGCCGGTCGTACCCCCGGGTTCGTCGCCGCCGACCTGGCCGCGCTGGTACGCGAGGCCGGGGTCCGCGCGGCCCTGCGGCAGAAGGCCGTCGAGCGGCCGACGGTGGCGATGGCCGATTTCACGGCGGCGCTGGAGGTGGTCCGGCCGACCACGATGGCCGCGTCCACCCTGGAGCTGGCCTCGGTCACCCTGGACGACGTCGGCGACCTGGTCGAGGTGAAGCAGACCCTCACCGAGTCGGTGCTGTGGCCGTTGACCTATCCGGACACCTTCGCCCGGCTGGGCGTGCAGCCGCCCCGGGGGGTGCTGCTCTACGGGCCGCCCGGGTGCGGCAAGACATACCTGGTGACGGCGCTGGCCGGGTCGGGCCGGGCGAACGTGCTGTCGGTGAAGGGCGCGGAGCTGCTCTCCAAGTGGGTCGGCGAGAGCGAACGCGCCGTCCGGGAGCTGTTCCGCCGGGCCCGCGAGGCCGCGCCCACGCTGGTCTTCCTCGACGAGGTCGACGCCCTGGCCCCGGTGCGCGGCCAGGCCAGCGACGGGGGTACGACCGACCGGGTGGTCGCCGCGCTCCTCACCGAGCTGGACGGGGTGGAGGCGCTGCGCAACGTGGTGGTGGTCGCCGCGACCAACCGGCCGGACCTGGTCGACCCCGCACTGCTGCGCCCCGGGCGGCTGGAACGGCTGGTCCACGTGCCGCCGCCGGACGGTCCCGCCCGGGCGGAGATCCTGCGCGCCGCGTCCCGGACCGTGCCGCTCGCGCCGGACGTGGACCTCGCCGCGCTCGGCGGGGAGCTGGACGGCTTCTCGGCGGCGGACTGCGCCGCGCTGGTCCGGGAGGCCGCGCTGGCCGCGATGCGCGAGTCGCTGGCCGCGTCCACGGTCACCGCCGCGCACGTGGCCACCGCCCGGAAGCGGGTGCGCCCCTCGCTCGACCCGGCGCAGGTGGCCTGGCTGGCCGGGTACGCGGAGAAGCACGCGGCACGCTGA
- a CDS encoding ABC transporter permease subunit has protein sequence MSLYRTELRRLTKRRFTRWMTLAGVLVLLAVLAGVFLTNHKIGPAERASAERQAEQQYQEQIRWAEQEKAACVQGQAAGTPKDGRFPPDCEMISPPPRDAFQAQWFLPSTFDFRKTFDDTLVPFTAILALVGFVVGASFVGAEWSTGGMMNLLLWRPKRLTVLLTKLAALLTGLLTLALTSAVVWTVGFWLVGTFRGTTAKTTSGAWQSFALTGLRGLLLVLTAATIGFALASLGRHTAMALGGAIALAVVGQFGVGILLSMANVKFVEAWLLPTYALAWMQKKVTLENWDSCNNVSFSGECKPETLDITWQHSSTLLIGGLVLLLGAALWTMRRRDIS, from the coding sequence ATGAGTCTCTACCGTACGGAGCTGCGCCGGCTGACCAAGCGGCGCTTCACCCGCTGGATGACCCTGGCCGGGGTGCTGGTGCTGCTGGCGGTGCTCGCCGGCGTCTTCCTGACCAACCACAAGATCGGCCCAGCCGAGCGGGCCAGCGCCGAACGCCAGGCCGAGCAGCAGTACCAGGAGCAGATCCGCTGGGCCGAGCAGGAGAAGGCGGCCTGCGTGCAGGGCCAGGCTGCCGGCACGCCGAAAGACGGCCGGTTCCCGCCGGACTGCGAGATGATCAGTCCACCGCCGCGGGACGCGTTCCAGGCGCAGTGGTTCCTGCCGTCCACCTTCGACTTCCGCAAGACCTTCGACGACACGCTGGTGCCCTTCACCGCGATCCTGGCGCTGGTCGGGTTCGTCGTCGGCGCGTCCTTCGTCGGGGCCGAGTGGAGCACCGGCGGGATGATGAACCTGCTGCTCTGGCGGCCGAAGCGGCTCACCGTACTGCTGACCAAGCTGGCGGCGCTGCTGACCGGCCTGCTCACCCTGGCCCTGACCTCGGCGGTGGTCTGGACCGTCGGGTTCTGGCTGGTCGGCACCTTCCGCGGCACCACCGCGAAGACGACGTCCGGGGCGTGGCAGTCCTTCGCGCTCACCGGGCTGCGCGGGCTGCTGCTGGTGCTGACCGCCGCGACGATCGGTTTCGCGCTGGCCTCGCTGGGCCGGCACACCGCGATGGCGCTCGGCGGCGCGATCGCGCTCGCCGTGGTCGGCCAGTTCGGCGTGGGCATCCTGCTCAGCATGGCCAACGTGAAGTTCGTGGAGGCGTGGCTGCTGCCCACCTACGCGCTGGCCTGGATGCAGAAGAAGGTGACCCTGGAGAACTGGGACTCCTGCAACAACGTCTCGTTCTCGGGGGAGTGCAAGCCGGAGACCCTCGACATCACCTGGCAGCACTCGTCCACCCTGCTGATCGGCGGGTTGGTCCTGCTGCTCGGCGCGGCCCTCTGGACGATGCGGCGGCGCGACATCTCCTGA
- the gvpJ gene encoding gas vesicle protein GvpJ: MTRPQTPAVVQNSGQVLPAGHEPANLGDILERVLDRGIVIAGDIRVSLLDIELLTLKLRLVIASVDTARQIGIDWWEHDPWLSSKARPPVEPGPRDPEQVEAERRPRAARRAAAREGWNEYGT; the protein is encoded by the coding sequence ATGACCAGACCGCAGACCCCGGCGGTGGTGCAGAACTCCGGTCAGGTGCTGCCGGCCGGGCACGAGCCGGCCAACCTCGGCGACATCCTGGAACGGGTGCTCGACCGGGGCATCGTGATCGCCGGCGACATCCGGGTCAGCCTGCTCGACATCGAGCTGCTGACGTTGAAGCTGCGGCTGGTCATCGCCTCGGTGGACACCGCGCGGCAGATCGGCATCGACTGGTGGGAGCACGATCCGTGGCTCAGCTCGAAGGCCCGCCCGCCGGTCGAGCCGGGGCCGCGCGACCCGGAGCAGGTGGAGGCGGAACGCCGGCCCCGGGCGGCCCGGCGGGCGGCCGCACGGGAGGGGTGGAATGAGTACGGCACTTGA
- a CDS encoding gas vesicle protein K yields the protein MTGPGPRRDEAAELAAALGETAAWQAPRVTPLDRRLAVDRDSVERGLASLVLTVIELLRQLMERQALRRVDLGDLTEEQIERVGATLMALEEQMSELREYFGLAPEDLNLDLGPLGPLLPTD from the coding sequence GTGACCGGGCCGGGGCCGCGCCGGGACGAGGCGGCCGAGCTGGCCGCGGCCCTCGGCGAGACGGCCGCCTGGCAGGCCCCCCGGGTGACGCCGCTGGACCGGCGGCTCGCCGTCGACCGGGACTCCGTCGAGCGGGGGCTGGCCAGCCTCGTGCTCACCGTGATCGAGCTGCTGCGGCAGCTGATGGAACGGCAGGCGCTGCGCCGGGTCGACCTCGGCGACCTCACCGAGGAGCAGATCGAACGGGTGGGCGCCACGCTCATGGCGCTGGAGGAGCAGATGTCCGAGCTGCGCGAGTACTTCGGTCTCGCCCCTGAGGACCTCAACCTCGACCTCGGCCCGCTGGGCCCGCTGCTGCCCACCGACTGA
- a CDS encoding gas vesicle protein produces MVTTSLAPNTADDPLAYRPVALVDLLDRVLATGVVISGDITLAIADIDLVRISLRALVASVGALTPPELPDPLGEVG; encoded by the coding sequence GTGGTGACCACCTCGCTCGCCCCGAACACTGCCGACGACCCGTTGGCCTACCGCCCGGTGGCGCTGGTCGACCTGCTCGACCGGGTGCTCGCCACCGGTGTGGTGATCTCCGGCGACATCACCCTGGCCATCGCCGACATCGACCTGGTCCGCATCTCGCTGCGCGCGCTGGTCGCGTCGGTCGGTGCGCTCACCCCGCCCGAGCTGCCCGATCCGCTCGGGGAGGTCGGGTGA
- a CDS encoding DUF742 domain-containing protein → MTRQAAGEEPEPDPTVRIRPYLRTPAPTGGGVPATRPAPGPDPEAEQPAGPRPFVLTAGRVAGTDPAIGLETQVTARPGGGPWTATPAARLAPELQAIIALCGEPISVAEISARMRMHFGVARVLVGDLRAAGHLDVHVGDVDDALDPDIILRVIDGLRAIS, encoded by the coding sequence ATGACCCGGCAGGCCGCCGGCGAGGAACCGGAACCGGACCCGACGGTCCGGATCCGTCCCTACCTGCGGACGCCGGCACCGACCGGCGGGGGCGTACCGGCGACGAGGCCGGCGCCCGGGCCCGATCCGGAGGCCGAGCAACCGGCCGGCCCGCGCCCGTTCGTGCTCACCGCCGGGCGGGTCGCCGGCACCGACCCGGCGATCGGGCTGGAGACCCAGGTGACCGCGCGACCGGGCGGCGGCCCGTGGACGGCCACCCCGGCGGCCCGGCTCGCCCCGGAGTTGCAGGCGATCATCGCGCTGTGCGGTGAACCGATCTCGGTCGCCGAGATCTCCGCCCGGATGCGGATGCACTTCGGCGTGGCCCGCGTCCTGGTCGGCGACCTGCGGGCCGCCGGCCACCTCGACGTGCACGTCGGGGACGTCGACGACGCCCTCGACCCCGACATCATCCTGCGAGTGATTGATGGACTTCGTGCGATCTCCTGA